Proteins encoded in a region of the Oscillospiraceae bacterium MB24-C1 genome:
- a CDS encoding carbon storage regulator codes for MLVISRKSGQTFHIGDNIHITITEISGDKVKIGIDAPLELNVLRDELLQTIKSNVAAVHKADNDAVHTLAASLKQIGLQNKKMPNGQ; via the coding sequence ATGCTAGTCATAAGCCGTAAAAGCGGTCAGACGTTTCATATCGGCGACAATATTCATATCACCATTACCGAAATTTCAGGTGACAAGGTTAAAATAGGCATCGACGCCCCGCTGGAACTAAATGTATTACGAGATGAACTGCTGCAGACAATTAAAAGCAATGTTGCCGCCGTCCATAAAGCGGACAACGATGCAGTACACACTCTGGCAGCCAGCTTAAAGCAAATAGGGCTACAGAATAAAAAAATGCCGAACGGGCAATAA
- a CDS encoding flagellar assembly protein FliW encodes MTIETRDFGNIDISEDGILTLKLPILGFETQKQFVILYDDEMGDALGWLQSVDDKDVCFIIIDPHMVFDNYAPSVAPSVLTKLELSTQEDAVFRNLVVIHTQTGEATVNLKSPLVINPAKKLAAQVVLDQDYSVRTPLNNVGEGSLC; translated from the coding sequence ATGACCATTGAGACCAGAGACTTTGGTAATATCGACATTTCTGAGGACGGCATTCTGACACTTAAACTCCCTATTTTGGGTTTTGAGACGCAAAAACAGTTTGTTATTTTATATGACGATGAGATGGGTGATGCCTTGGGCTGGTTGCAATCGGTGGATGACAAGGACGTCTGCTTTATTATTATTGACCCTCACATGGTTTTTGACAATTATGCACCGAGCGTTGCACCCAGTGTACTAACTAAGCTCGAGCTTTCCACACAGGAAGATGCCGTTTTCCGCAATCTGGTGGTTATCCACACGCAAACTGGAGAGGCTACCGTCAACCTGAAAAGTCCCCTCGTAATTAACCCTGCTAAAAAACTCGCCGCCCAGGTAGTTTTAGACCAGGACTATTCGGTTCGTACCCCGCTTAATAACGTCGGGGAGGGGTCGTTATGCTAG
- a CDS encoding DUF6470 family protein has product MNKISNLLRYNINDIQYKYHIKNATISAQHNFPTHDAHVNQGKLSQHTEQPQLRQDSSAFFASIGLHKMSDLMDKAAEKGRQAVLEATANYGKIADQMAEIDKGVTPAQIYHQKLLEQTKTSLVVKPAAQIRFSYTPGEVSTQYTPPSVSIDWNVDRAIRRYAPADFDMDIYQMPTINFLYQGDFQYVPESTTPGFNRLV; this is encoded by the coding sequence ATGAACAAGATTTCAAACCTTCTTCGCTATAATATCAACGATATTCAGTATAAATACCACATTAAAAACGCCACCATCAGTGCACAGCATAACTTTCCGACACATGATGCCCATGTCAATCAGGGTAAACTTTCTCAGCACACCGAACAACCGCAGCTAAGACAGGATAGTTCTGCGTTCTTTGCCAGCATCGGGCTACACAAGATGAGCGACCTGATGGACAAAGCCGCCGAAAAAGGGCGTCAGGCAGTGCTCGAAGCTACAGCAAACTATGGGAAAATTGCCGACCAAATGGCCGAGATTGATAAGGGTGTTACACCCGCTCAGATCTATCATCAAAAACTGCTGGAACAGACTAAAACATCGCTGGTTGTTAAACCTGCCGCGCAAATCAGATTTTCTTACACGCCTGGCGAGGTTAGCACGCAGTATACCCCCCCTTCGGTATCGATAGACTGGAATGTCGATCGCGCTATTCGTCGCTACGCCCCCGCCGATTTTGATATGGATATTTATCAGATGCCCACAATCAATTTTTTATACCAGGGCGATTTCCAATATGTGCCCGAAAGTACTACGCCCGGCTTTAACCGGCTGGTTTAA
- the flgK gene encoding flagellar hook-associated protein FlgK: MRPTFFGFETATRGLMASQKAIDIVGNNIANIGVTGYTRQRVDLVSMSINTSSSRYARNPVSLAGAGSMVSGISQIRDSYLDKRFRDEYADVGYFDTVTTILQDVETNLSEIEPSTITSALTSLENAWSEMQNEGGQSSVVASSILSASRTLTQVFTQISTKLGNLWQQQKTDLSTSTNTVNSLLEQIANYNKTIKNEVTVSYGGNLSTYGPNELLDQRNVLIDQLSRYADISVQNLSDGTVTITMGTDNHVAVKDTDYDALLLSNGGSDTTVELSWKSTGNDTGISSGILKGSLEMLNGRGISASPSAGESLENGILYYMDKIDAFASTLANAFNSFIPIVDSNGDLSGNYKQLFSFSGDGEATAANLTVNSDWLNDATYLITDIHPTGEGLDDTTFVTNALQLFSAKHDFGEFQGTFDSYIQFYTTSQLATEISYNKNCLESSSDIADSVLTSISEVSGVSMEEEGVDMTQWTKAFNAMSRVMTAMDEILDTLINRTGLVGRS; this comes from the coding sequence ATGAGACCTACCTTTTTTGGATTTGAAACCGCCACAAGAGGATTGATGGCAAGTCAGAAAGCCATCGACATTGTCGGTAATAATATTGCAAATATCGGCGTTACGGGATATACCCGTCAGCGCGTCGATCTTGTTTCAATGTCGATTAACACCAGTTCCAGCCGCTATGCGCGCAACCCCGTCAGTTTGGCCGGTGCCGGGTCGATGGTATCGGGCATCTCACAAATTCGCGACTCTTATCTAGACAAGCGCTTTCGCGACGAATATGCCGACGTCGGCTATTTTGATACCGTTACCACCATTCTTCAGGATGTTGAAACAAATCTAAGCGAAATAGAGCCCAGCACCATCACGTCCGCGCTGACCTCGCTTGAAAACGCCTGGTCTGAAATGCAGAACGAGGGTGGACAAAGTTCTGTGGTAGCTAGCAGTATTTTAAGTGCTTCACGCACGCTGACGCAAGTGTTTACACAGATTAGTACAAAGCTAGGCAACCTCTGGCAGCAGCAAAAAACCGATCTGAGCACCAGTACTAACACTGTTAATTCATTGCTTGAACAGATTGCAAATTACAATAAAACAATAAAAAATGAGGTTACGGTTTCTTATGGTGGAAACCTTTCTACCTACGGCCCAAACGAGTTGTTGGATCAACGTAATGTACTAATTGATCAACTTTCACGGTATGCTGACATTTCGGTGCAGAATCTTTCTGACGGCACCGTAACCATCACAATGGGCACCGATAACCACGTAGCGGTGAAGGATACCGATTATGATGCCCTGTTGCTTTCAAACGGCGGCAGTGATACGACTGTTGAGCTCTCATGGAAAAGCACTGGGAATGATACTGGTATTTCCAGCGGCATTTTGAAGGGCTCGCTTGAAATGCTTAATGGTCGTGGCATTTCCGCTTCACCCAGTGCGGGCGAGTCGCTTGAAAACGGTATTCTATATTACATGGATAAAATAGACGCTTTCGCTTCCACGTTGGCGAACGCTTTTAACAGCTTTATCCCAATAGTGGATAGTAACGGCGATCTCTCCGGCAATTATAAGCAGCTTTTCAGCTTTTCGGGCGATGGTGAAGCAACTGCGGCCAATCTGACAGTGAATAGCGATTGGCTTAATGACGCCACCTATCTCATAACGGATATCCACCCAACCGGCGAGGGTCTCGACGATACCACCTTTGTCACAAATGCGCTGCAATTGTTCTCTGCCAAACACGATTTTGGTGAATTTCAGGGGACGTTTGACTCTTATATTCAGTTTTATACCACTTCACAGTTGGCCACTGAAATCTCCTACAATAAAAACTGTTTGGAATCCAGCTCCGACATCGCCGACTCGGTATTGACCAGCATCAGTGAAGTTTCCGGTGTTTCTATGGAAGAAGAAGGCGTAGACATGACGCAGTGGACCAAAGCGTTCAACGCTATGAGCCGTGTTATGACCGCAATGGATGAAATTCTGGATACGCTGATTAACAGAACAGGGCTCGTTGGTCGCTCTTAA
- a CDS encoding flagellar biosynthesis anti-sigma factor FlgM, protein MRIDRNQALKYYENTKSVSSVKVDNTNVPSSASNTDRISISSEAARQAEFGSTVQHIAAEVETSVSSARLQQLSAQIEAGEYRVPTHQLAASILNYLG, encoded by the coding sequence ATGAGAATAGATAGAAATCAGGCGCTCAAATACTACGAAAATACAAAAAGTGTGTCCTCTGTCAAGGTGGATAATACCAACGTGCCTTCAAGTGCTTCAAATACTGACCGCATATCGATAAGCTCTGAAGCAGCGCGTCAAGCCGAATTTGGCAGCACTGTGCAGCATATTGCAGCCGAGGTTGAGACCAGTGTTAGTAGCGCGCGTCTGCAGCAGCTTTCGGCCCAGATTGAAGCGGGAGAATACCGTGTTCCTACGCACCAGCTGGCTGCCTCTATTCTGAATTATTTAGGTTAA
- a CDS encoding ParA family protein, whose translation MCRIVSVSNQKGGVGKTTTTGAVAAAFNKKGFRVLAVDLDPQGNLTFSVKGDNELSASIYDVLKGAVKPQHAIQHVDSCDLIASNILLSSTELDFTDKGREYLLRDVLEPLKFYYDYIFIDTPPNLGILTINAFTASDYIIVPVLSDIFSLQGLAQLHESVQHIKSYCNSKLQFAGILLNRFNPRTVLAKEIMGTAEMVAKSLNIPLFDTKIRSSVAVSEAQSAQVSIFKYSRTSPAVKDYFNFAEELIERGM comes from the coding sequence ATGTGTAGAATCGTGTCTGTTTCTAATCAAAAAGGTGGCGTAGGCAAAACTACAACAACTGGGGCAGTTGCCGCCGCTTTTAATAAAAAAGGGTTTAGGGTACTGGCTGTGGATCTTGATCCACAGGGGAATTTAACTTTTAGCGTCAAGGGTGACAACGAGTTGTCAGCCTCTATTTATGATGTATTAAAAGGTGCGGTTAAGCCGCAGCATGCCATTCAACATGTTGACTCCTGCGATTTAATTGCTTCAAACATATTACTTTCCAGCACCGAACTAGACTTTACCGACAAGGGGCGCGAATATCTGCTGCGGGATGTTTTAGAACCACTGAAGTTCTATTACGACTATATTTTTATCGATACGCCGCCAAACCTTGGCATTTTAACTATCAACGCTTTTACCGCATCGGATTATATCATTGTGCCAGTGTTGTCTGATATTTTTAGCTTGCAGGGTCTGGCTCAGCTGCACGAATCGGTTCAGCATATCAAGAGCTATTGCAATAGTAAATTGCAATTTGCCGGTATTTTGCTTAATCGGTTTAACCCTCGTACCGTGCTCGCCAAGGAGATCATGGGTACAGCGGAAATGGTGGCAAAGTCGCTTAATATTCCGTTGTTTGATACAAAAATTCGTTCAAGTGTTGCTGTGTCCGAGGCGCAGTCGGCACAGGTCAGCATCTTTAAATATTCGCGCACCAGCCCTGCCGTCAAGGATTATTTCAACTTTGCTGAAGAACTAATCGAGAGGGGAATGTAG
- a CDS encoding late competence development ComFB family protein — MARSKKDIDRELMYKKILPTAVSTENTFDKTTRDNREEIAPQNIPSATLEVNIQKPVEVIVASPPVEERSQKLPEEQPEEPSIQSQIEAQVTQVHASQDAPPALQTAAAPTEPPLVNLMEAFVEKRLDAALKKFKCCTCERCRKDVLAITLNKLPPLYVIEDDPDIRDLHERERAAQVATALVQAILAVKANPTHQTSR, encoded by the coding sequence TTGGCTCGTTCCAAAAAAGACATCGACAGAGAGCTGATGTATAAAAAGATATTGCCAACAGCGGTGTCTACTGAAAATACTTTTGATAAAACAACGCGGGACAATAGGGAAGAGATAGCGCCGCAAAATATACCTTCGGCGACGTTAGAAGTTAACATTCAGAAACCCGTTGAAGTGATAGTTGCTTCTCCGCCTGTTGAAGAGCGTTCCCAAAAGCTACCTGAAGAACAACCCGAAGAACCGTCGATTCAGTCGCAAATAGAAGCGCAGGTAACGCAGGTGCATGCCTCACAGGATGCGCCACCCGCTTTACAAACAGCGGCAGCGCCCACCGAACCGCCGTTGGTCAATCTAATGGAAGCATTTGTGGAAAAGCGTCTGGATGCGGCGCTAAAGAAGTTTAAATGCTGCACTTGCGAAAGATGCCGCAAAGATGTACTGGCTATTACGCTAAACAAACTTCCACCGTTGTATGTGATCGAGGATGATCCCGATATTAGAGACTTACACGAGCGGGAGCGTGCCGCGCAGGTGGCTACCGCTTTGGTACAAGCGATATTAGCTGTTAAAGCAAACCCCACGCACCAGACAAGCCGTTAA
- a CDS encoding HDOD domain-containing protein has translation MQTNVVRQPIMSDSKELLGYELLYEDNRASLYNQGDTLAANAIEGFLTQLDSNSFMDSKTAFIPFTPNLLLRRVPRMFNPHSLVIVIDDSAAIHPDALREIINLKRTGYRIAMRGFEFSPRFFSLLGESDFLKINMNTLDETTSSAVDIAKSFKKKVIAYNVDSSEKYQQAKAMGCGYFQGSAVSQAFSSKMNRLDHLQSNFFQLMIAVTRDEPDVDEISTIITRDVTLAFSLIRLVNSAYFALRNRVRSVKQALVVLGLGQLKQWVYLLSFKQSDGDLSAEIIKTSFLRGSLCSELSQYATRLDMAKSDAYLLGMFSTLDILLEIPLEEALKELPIIDEIRDALIDKSGPAGTLYRLILAYEAADWSAVSKCAEDLGLESSIVAQKYLECVESVNYTWNSLQRPFSEE, from the coding sequence ATGCAAACAAATGTGGTTCGCCAGCCGATCATGAGTGACAGCAAAGAGCTGCTTGGATACGAGCTGCTTTATGAGGACAACCGCGCAAGCCTCTATAACCAAGGGGATACTCTGGCCGCCAATGCCATAGAAGGCTTTTTGACTCAGCTTGACAGCAATAGCTTTATGGACAGCAAGACAGCTTTTATTCCTTTCACGCCCAATCTTTTGCTGCGTAGAGTCCCTCGAATGTTTAACCCTCACAGCCTTGTCATTGTGATTGATGACAGCGCGGCAATCCACCCCGATGCGTTACGCGAGATTATCAACCTCAAACGCACCGGATATCGGATCGCTATGCGGGGCTTTGAATTCTCTCCCCGGTTTTTCTCGCTGCTGGGTGAATCCGATTTTTTAAAAATTAATATGAACACGCTGGATGAAACCACGTCAAGTGCCGTTGATATCGCAAAAAGTTTTAAGAAGAAGGTTATTGCCTACAACGTCGACAGCTCCGAAAAATATCAGCAGGCCAAGGCGATGGGCTGTGGCTATTTTCAGGGTAGCGCCGTTTCGCAGGCTTTCAGTTCAAAGATGAATCGCCTTGATCATTTACAGAGTAACTTCTTTCAACTGATGATCGCCGTCACGCGTGATGAACCCGATGTTGACGAAATATCCACCATTATTACACGCGACGTTACATTGGCGTTCTCGTTGATCCGTTTGGTTAACTCAGCTTATTTTGCGCTTCGCAACCGGGTGCGCTCGGTCAAGCAGGCGTTGGTTGTATTGGGCTTAGGCCAGCTCAAGCAATGGGTTTATTTGCTTAGCTTTAAGCAGAGCGACGGCGACCTTTCTGCTGAAATCATTAAAACCTCTTTTTTGCGCGGCAGTTTGTGCTCAGAACTTTCACAATATGCCACCCGGCTTGATATGGCTAAGTCTGACGCCTATTTGCTGGGTATGTTTTCAACGCTGGATATTCTTCTTGAAATTCCACTTGAAGAAGCGCTTAAAGAACTTCCGATTATCGACGAAATCCGTGATGCGCTCATTGACAAATCTGGCCCTGCTGGCACTTTGTACCGCCTGATTCTTGCTTATGAGGCGGCTGATTGGTCGGCCGTTTCTAAATGCGCCGAAGATCTGGGCCTTGAAAGCAGTATTGTGGCACAAAAATATTTGGAATGTGTCGAGTCGGTCAACTACACGTGGAACAGTTTGCAGCGCCCCTTTTCTGAGGAGTAA
- a CDS encoding cell division FtsA domain-containing protein, with translation MKDWSKTNTNFLSGINPDELVFALDIGTRSIIGLVGLMRSDRFHIVAIEAIEHEKRAMIDGQIEDIDEVAALAGRVKASLESQLGFTLHRVCVAAAGRALKTNTADFSMILSPKQAISKETVYELEMGAVSRASEALAEVEGDLEFYCVGYSVKRFSLDNYTYSTILGHKGKDVRVEVIATFLPSEVVDSLSAAMGKIDLEIDFLTLEPIAAMNAVIPAELRLLNLALVDIGAGTSDIAICDEGSVTAYTMATVAGDEITEEIIRKYLVDFATAENMKHLLTTDTAEFAYSDIMGFDYTVSREALLESIGGAIDTLSKVICEKIVQANTRSPAAVFLVGGGSKVPTLCALVADKLGIDQRKVAVGGNNFMKRVMTANQDLQGPEYATPLGIALTAAAAGEHRGFSVTVNGEKKQLFRSTVMPLMDVLLLCGYKYGDILGKNGRSIEYELNGKRCIARGGYLQPAELRLNGESASISSSVKSGDEIEVVLAQSGKDATLNIDQLAVAGDSVTVYYHGSAVEGGCFATINGRRAVPGQQIHNKDRIEVSIIKTLGDLLGHLGVDDQGLIFLVNGLPRSKTYRLKNNDAIIASTAPAADEPAKQEQPTNMHAPIAAVSQPAVATATIDVPLAATAQTLPQAVSASASEVAQKPSANEVQPLPMPVVQALEVTVNGTKRTLPPKPGGGIYQFVDMLNLVDIDPTKPQGDIVLLHNGVDASYIEPIQNGDKIDIYWAKRN, from the coding sequence ATGAAGGACTGGTCAAAAACAAACACTAATTTTCTTTCTGGCATTAATCCGGATGAGTTGGTATTTGCCTTAGATATCGGTACCCGCAGTATCATTGGTCTGGTCGGCCTGATGCGAAGTGACCGGTTCCATATTGTGGCGATTGAGGCGATTGAACACGAAAAGCGTGCCATGATTGACGGCCAGATTGAAGATATCGACGAAGTCGCTGCGTTGGCAGGTCGGGTAAAGGCTTCTTTAGAAAGTCAGCTGGGCTTTACGCTCCACAGGGTCTGTGTGGCTGCGGCAGGTCGTGCACTTAAAACCAACACCGCTGATTTTTCGATGATCCTCTCACCTAAGCAGGCTATCAGCAAAGAGACCGTTTATGAACTGGAAATGGGTGCTGTGAGCCGTGCTAGCGAGGCGCTGGCTGAGGTGGAAGGCGACCTTGAATTTTACTGCGTCGGCTATTCCGTCAAGCGGTTTTCTCTGGATAACTATACTTACTCCACTATTCTTGGGCATAAAGGCAAAGATGTCCGAGTGGAGGTCATCGCCACCTTTTTACCCAGTGAGGTTGTCGATTCGCTTTCGGCCGCCATGGGCAAAATTGACCTTGAAATTGATTTTTTGACACTGGAACCGATCGCCGCTATGAACGCGGTCATCCCCGCCGAGCTACGACTGTTAAATTTGGCGTTAGTAGATATTGGCGCGGGCACGTCGGATATCGCCATCTGCGATGAGGGCAGCGTAACCGCCTACACCATGGCCACGGTAGCAGGCGATGAAATAACAGAAGAAATCATCCGCAAATATCTGGTGGATTTTGCGACCGCTGAAAATATGAAGCACCTTTTGACCACCGATACAGCTGAATTTGCGTACAGCGATATCATGGGTTTTGATTACACTGTATCACGCGAGGCATTGCTTGAATCAATTGGTGGTGCCATCGACACGCTAAGCAAGGTTATTTGCGAAAAGATAGTGCAGGCGAATACCCGATCCCCTGCCGCAGTTTTTCTTGTAGGCGGGGGCAGTAAAGTTCCCACGCTATGTGCGCTAGTCGCGGACAAGCTTGGCATAGATCAGCGTAAGGTTGCAGTTGGTGGAAACAACTTCATGAAGCGCGTGATGACCGCTAATCAGGATTTGCAGGGGCCGGAATACGCTACCCCACTCGGGATTGCACTCACAGCTGCTGCTGCTGGAGAGCATCGCGGTTTTTCGGTCACCGTCAATGGCGAGAAAAAGCAACTTTTCCGCAGCACGGTGATGCCCCTGATGGATGTTTTATTGCTGTGCGGCTATAAATACGGCGATATCTTGGGCAAAAATGGGCGCAGTATCGAATATGAGCTCAACGGAAAGCGCTGCATCGCCAGAGGTGGTTATCTGCAGCCCGCAGAACTTCGCCTAAACGGGGAGTCAGCCAGCATTTCCAGCTCGGTTAAGAGCGGCGACGAAATTGAGGTTGTTTTGGCTCAGAGCGGCAAGGATGCCACGCTGAACATCGACCAGCTTGCTGTGGCTGGTGATTCCGTTACAGTTTATTACCATGGTTCAGCTGTTGAAGGCGGTTGTTTTGCAACAATAAATGGGCGGCGCGCTGTACCGGGGCAACAAATACATAACAAAGATCGGATTGAAGTTTCAATCATTAAAACACTCGGTGATTTGCTTGGACACCTAGGCGTCGATGACCAAGGGTTGATCTTTCTCGTTAACGGTTTGCCCCGATCTAAAACCTATCGGTTAAAAAACAACGACGCTATTATTGCGTCAACCGCGCCTGCGGCTGACGAGCCAGCAAAACAGGAACAGCCGACCAACATGCACGCGCCAATAGCTGCTGTGTCACAGCCCGCGGTAGCTACGGCTACTATCGACGTACCGCTGGCCGCCACTGCACAAACTTTACCTCAAGCCGTTTCTGCAAGCGCCTCAGAGGTTGCCCAAAAACCCTCTGCCAACGAGGTGCAACCGTTACCCATGCCGGTTGTTCAGGCGCTGGAAGTCACCGTCAACGGTACCAAGCGCACACTGCCCCCAAAGCCTGGTGGCGGGATCTATCAGTTTGTGGATATGCTCAACCTAGTGGACATCGACCCCACCAAGCCCCAGGGCGACATTGTGCTGCTTCATAATGGCGTCGATGCATCTTATATCGAACCGATTCAAAACGGTGACAAAATCGATATTTATTGGGCCAAGCGCAATTGA
- a CDS encoding PilZ domain-containing protein, whose product MPEKKTYLQELVGNLCEIKTEQNDLLVVARVESIDPEDDARITIVSAQEDERLPLVAYNTPVKIISFACKQGFLLMRGNVYISTTSMLTLVNVHTAQGHERRKYFRLNTNVMATAVLQHEDYTQADAEEDSMTLALYDISLGGVRISSDRNLNPGDLLLTTFQLMDKKMEFWCRVCREIPSKRSIPGKKQYGCEFVSFSTRQIDQLCNVLFKLQRIEIQNRKKNRYD is encoded by the coding sequence ATGCCTGAGAAAAAGACCTATTTGCAAGAGTTGGTCGGCAACCTTTGCGAAATAAAAACCGAACAAAATGACCTACTCGTGGTCGCGCGTGTGGAATCGATAGACCCTGAAGATGACGCGCGTATAACTATTGTTTCTGCACAGGAGGACGAGCGGTTGCCCCTGGTGGCATATAATACCCCGGTGAAAATAATTTCTTTTGCGTGCAAACAGGGTTTCTTATTAATGCGCGGAAATGTTTATATATCAACAACCAGTATGCTTACGCTGGTGAATGTACACACCGCACAAGGCCATGAGCGCCGCAAATATTTTAGGCTTAATACCAATGTAATGGCAACTGCCGTTTTACAACATGAGGACTACACCCAGGCGGACGCTGAAGAAGATTCGATGACGCTGGCACTTTACGACATTAGTTTGGGCGGTGTCCGAATTAGCAGTGACAGAAATCTAAATCCGGGCGACCTTTTACTGACAACTTTTCAGTTAATGGATAAAAAAATGGAATTCTGGTGTCGAGTATGCCGCGAAATTCCTTCCAAGCGGTCAATACCCGGTAAAAAACAATACGGTTGCGAATTCGTCAGCTTTTCAACTCGGCAAATAGACCAGCTATGTAATGTTTTGTTTAAGTTGCAGCGTATAGAAATTCAAAACCGTAAAAAGAATCGCTACGATTAA
- a CDS encoding EscU/YscU/HrcU family type III secretion system export apparatus switch protein gives MSKSDKRSKAVALKYQEEADVAPVVIASGCGNVAEKIIDIAESKGIPVFRDDSAASLMCMLEVGRPIPPELYQIVAIIYGQLMKISKDIKHYSQLPPSTNHTDPEQLRQQVEQRHRPASKK, from the coding sequence ATGTCAAAGTCTGATAAAAGGAGTAAGGCTGTCGCACTTAAATATCAGGAGGAAGCTGATGTTGCCCCGGTGGTCATTGCCTCGGGCTGCGGCAACGTTGCCGAAAAAATAATCGATATTGCTGAAAGCAAGGGGATCCCTGTTTTTCGGGATGACAGCGCCGCTTCACTGATGTGCATGCTCGAGGTTGGCCGACCGATCCCACCCGAGCTTTATCAGATTGTCGCCATCATCTACGGCCAGCTGATGAAGATTTCAAAGGATATCAAGCATTACAGTCAGTTACCACCGTCCACCAACCACACCGACCCGGAGCAATTGCGACAGCAGGTTGAGCAACGACACCGCCCGGCTTCAAAAAAATAG
- a CDS encoding antitoxin → MADILKITTPVIDRTAVSANRPVADPSIPFHLSDVTKVIKPGEQSEILQQNNGFLERENSAVILMNLLKDPSVTVSFLKNIDMLQEIIKLIPVNNQALTDEIGQLFNDMLISPEDIAGELLKQEQASTSFKGDLFDFLRQQIAQNDKPEMRYGICNLLKSLNAISSQKKILKSISNGLSFLSENMTSSASISQKLSELATRFNEPGAQNNFSELKDQTLSLLNSVKSSILYSPKLQKVLPMIIYNLSRFNDNPNFLKECVGSLSTILDGDAQKQMLADLLYDYNQTSREQEPSKVMNIIAEIISKQNDNSELATIGGEKIEKIIYSLLSSPCNFTPLLHYIVPVQSDDLKSFAEIWIDPNAESTNAKGDRVQGCIHMLIVFDIDGIGRFEAELAVVEKDIMINLFCPSPYLPAFSALATPVRDQIASTGYRLLNLSVDKLEKHRSLMDVFKTLPHKRTGVDVKV, encoded by the coding sequence CCATCCCTTTCCATCTTTCCGATGTTACTAAGGTGATAAAACCCGGCGAGCAAAGCGAGATATTACAACAAAATAACGGTTTTCTCGAACGCGAAAACAGTGCCGTCATTTTGATGAACCTTTTAAAAGATCCTTCTGTTACCGTCAGCTTTTTAAAGAACATCGATATGCTTCAAGAAATTATTAAGCTGATTCCGGTGAATAATCAGGCTCTGACCGATGAAATTGGACAGCTTTTTAACGACATGCTGATTTCACCCGAGGATATAGCCGGAGAGCTTTTAAAGCAGGAGCAGGCTTCCACCTCCTTTAAAGGTGATTTATTTGATTTTTTACGCCAGCAAATTGCGCAAAATGATAAACCTGAAATGCGCTATGGCATCTGTAATCTCTTAAAATCGCTCAACGCTATCTCCTCTCAGAAAAAAATTCTAAAATCAATTTCAAATGGTCTTTCTTTTTTGTCCGAAAATATGACAAGCAGCGCTTCAATTTCTCAAAAACTGTCTGAGCTGGCTACACGTTTTAATGAACCTGGGGCACAAAACAATTTTTCCGAGCTTAAAGACCAGACCTTATCGCTGCTTAACTCTGTCAAAAGCAGCATTTTATATTCGCCTAAGCTTCAAAAAGTGCTTCCAATGATCATCTATAATCTTTCTAGATTTAATGATAACCCTAACTTTTTGAAGGAATGCGTCGGTAGCCTTTCCACTATTTTGGACGGAGACGCACAAAAGCAGATGCTAGCCGATTTGCTGTATGACTACAATCAGACAAGCCGCGAACAGGAACCCTCGAAGGTGATGAATATCATTGCTGAAATCATCAGCAAGCAGAATGATAACAGTGAACTGGCAACGATTGGTGGCGAAAAGATAGAAAAAATTATCTACAGCCTTCTTTCATCGCCGTGCAATTTTACGCCGCTATTACATTACATTGTTCCAGTACAGTCGGATGATCTAAAATCGTTTGCAGAAATCTGGATAGACCCCAATGCCGAGAGCACCAATGCTAAAGGCGATCGTGTGCAGGGTTGCATCCATATGCTGATTGTATTTGATATTGACGGCATAGGCCGTTTTGAAGCGGAGCTTGCCGTGGTCGAAAAGGATATTATGATCAACCTTTTCTGCCCCTCACCTTATCTGCCAGCCTTTTCGGCTCTGGCTACGCCGGTGCGGGATCAAATCGCCTCCACAGGGTACCGACTGCTGAATCTGTCTGTGGATAAGCTTGAAAAACATCGCTCGCTCATGGACGTATTCAAAACATTACCACACAAAAGGACGGGTGTAGATGTCAAAGTCTGA